The Oncorhynchus nerka isolate Pitt River linkage group LG13, Oner_Uvic_2.0, whole genome shotgun sequence sequence CACCAATACCAATGCAGTTACTGAAATCTAATGCACATTTGCAGATGTACTGCTGCAGCTAAGACTCTCAGCCACACTTGTTCCACTGGCTACAAGGTCACATCACAACCAGCCAAGCAGAAAGACTTGTCTACAAAGCTGATACATATAACATCCAGAATCTGTATTTACTTGTATAGATGCCTCTCCAGAAGAGAGGAAACAGGATGAGCTGAAGGGAAAGGATCCAGGGCGAAAACATGGTtgtttcagtcagtcagctagtcctGCGTTATCTGCTGCATAGAGTTTTTCtataagatctctctctctcatcagctgcctgctgctcctctctctcatccccttccctcccctctgtgTTCTTCCCCTCAGCATCGGTGACGCAGCAAAGATATCAGCCTGCTGGTGTTCCTCTATTATTCATACAGACACAGACCGAGGGTACAGACAGTCCTGTCCCATAGTGCAACAGCCACCTTGTCATGGAAGGTGCAAAAAAAGTAAAGAGATATACAGGTCATGTAAGATGTGATGTAGGACGGCTGTAAGTCACATGGTACAGAATGCCTGTCATCTTGGAGATCACTGTCCAAAGTCCTTGTCCATTATTCCCCTCAAATTATATGTGCAATATCAGATTTATACCATAAACATCACCTATGCTAATATTAGCAACGGTTGAGTTTACTTCTGTATTCATTGCTATTTCTGTATTCACAGTTGTTATATTCTAATGAAATGTATATCTTTAAAGTTGTTTACCTCGGAcaagacagtatagtttaatgtATTGAGTGTAGATCTGGTGATTTACTCAGGGGTATACAGATTCCACTCTGTTGGCAACAGGGCACTCAGGCTATGGTTGGTGATGTAAGGGGATTAAAGTCAAATTCACACACGTAGCATGAGACGAGTAGTGAGTATAGCACCACGCCCTGTCTGTAGAATATAACACTGTCCCAGTCTAAACCACAATAGTACCCATCTCAAAAGCAGTCCCTGTGAACTTTCACTTTCATTACTTATATTAAATGTTTACATTTATACCATCTTTCCCCAAAAGGATTAATCCAGATCATGGCGTTGGCAGAAATTCCTCAGATTTTAGTCACCCGGGCCATCAGTGAACAGCCATGCCCTTCACAGCGCCATCCCCCAGTCGGAGGCCTCTCTTGGCTTAGCCCGCTTGGAGACCAATCGAATCCAGGGACTCAGTGACCAAAACTTGACAGAAAAAACAAAAGTGCTGTCTGCAAATCCCCTGGTAGGATATTCACCCTGCTGAGGCTGATAGTGAGTAGTCGAGCAGTTTGGTGAAGAGCTACAGTAGTAGAGCACTGTTCAGTCCAGCTCTCTACTGTAGTGTTCTACCAGGGGAAAAGGAGACGTCACCATGTCCACCGAAGGGATGtctagagaggaggcagaggagtaCCAGAAACAGGTGGTGGAGGAAAAGTAAGTCACTACTACTAGCCCTTATTTTACAGTACTTTAAAAGTCATACAAAGTGATAATCAAACAACTGCAAAGGAATGCTTcaaggttggggtcaattccatttcaattcagccAAATACAAGAAGTAGAGATTCAATTCTTATTCAATTGAgattaaatgtaaaataaatgatGCTCCTGAATCTGAGGCCAACCTCATTGGAATGAttcaaattgacattttggattaGATGTATTCAATAGCAAGCAAGAGCAGAGCATTTAGTTTGAAACTTTCCCTTTTTTGAAAAATGTTAGCATTTTTTTATTATCCTAGCTATGTGAAGTAAAAAAGCCAAACAGATGTAAGGGAGATACAACGGCAATTTACACCTGTAAATGTACCTCTAGTCAAGAGAATTACACTGATGAAAATACAATGAAACCTATTTTACCATTTTTATGAAGAATGCTTTACCAAATAGTAGGGGAGTCAAACTGGTAGGCAGACTAACCTCCATGCAGTCCTATATTACTTCACACCCAGATTATTTCAGAATTACTGTCTGTCTCCAATTGCTGAGAGTGGTGGGATTGACAATGCTGCCATAATCTGGAgattaataaaatatatatatatatattactctgCTGCCCCAGAAACTGAGTCAtttatattgtttttgttttcctaCATTGTCTTATTTAGAGCTGACGCCTATAACATGTGATTGATTGATATGGAAACTGCATTGGCCATGAATAATTATCATTGCACAGAAGCATAGAAACATATTTATATCTCTGAAAACAAATAATGCACATTTTTACACAACCAGCATCACGCAGTGAAAATACAAGCTGTTTACCTTTTAAGAATTTTGTAAGAGTTATATGATCGACTGCCGGACAAAATATATTAATACGCTTTTATAGGTTTGGTAACATGGTTTCTTTTCTTGTCTGAAAACAGGATGGAGAGAGATTCCGAGTTCTTGGTAAAGAAAGCTGAGAGGGCCACACTGAGAACGTGCTTAAGAGACAAATACAGACTACCAAAGGTAAGACAGTCTCCTGTCATTCTCCTCCATTCTCATGTCATATGAAACAAGAGGAGAAAGGCTCATAAATACTTTGATAAAAATGCCCTCAATAGCAAAATGAAATTTGTAATTTCCTGTGAATGACGTATGGTGATAATCTTATGCAATTTCTCAGTAAACGAGAACACATTATCACAAATGAGTAACATGATGAGACACAGGCTGTGTCGGTCAGAGTGCGTGACTGAGTACATTTACAGGAGCACATGGCCTGCTAGTCAGATAGGCCTGAGTAGAGCCAAGAGATTAAGGCATAAAAAAAGCCCAGTGACCGCAGCTATCCTGTGTTTGAGCCCTAGGCCTGAAATgccctatgtgtgtgtatgccatCTATCTCAAAGGCCCTGTCAGGGTCATAGAGGGTTACATGTGATGCTAAGCTGTTTTCTTTAGCTGTTGGACCTAGAGACAGCAATGTTTTAGGACCACGTGCCTGGATTAGGTGCCTTCCAACCCAAAATCTTACCTGGTCAGGAAATAcctataatattttttttttaaatgtgccaGGAAGAAAAAATATAGAATTTAAACATGATAATATTTATACTGTGCCTGGGCATAATACTGTCCTCCTCAGCCAGTCTGAACAGTGATTCCTCTTCAGCCAGTCTGACCAGTGCATTGCTTGCTGTGTTTAGAGTGAACAGGACGCAAACCTGATGGAGTTGGCAGGGGACGACATTGACGTGCCTGAAGAACTACTCAAAATGGTGGACGAGGAcgccacagaggaggaggagaaggactcTATCCTGGGCCAGATACAGAACCTCCAGAACATGGACATGGACCAGATCAAGGAGAAAGCCTCAGCCACCATGGTTGAGATGAAATCTAAAGCAGAGGAGAAGTgctctgtaatgtaatgtgatgAGAGGAAACACTGGTTCAGTTGATCTGAGATTAGTTCCTAAGCACCAAGTTTGACCAAGGATAGGTCTTCCAAGGTTGGACTTCCCTGAAATATTCTAGCTTTCAAGTATTCTAATCTAGACTGTGGGCTTGGATTTATCCGAAACACATACAGTAGTCCTACTACACAATCTAAATTTAACCAGTCTTAAATTGGTTAATCTGTCAATAGAGGGCCCTCTCTCCTGGAGAGATGACTCTTAATCTGTCTTTCTCAGAAAGCTGTGGGGAGGAGGTCAGGAAAAACATCACAGGGATGGCAGTAaaagtatttttgttgttgtggttAATACggtgttattttattttatatacagTAAACCTCATGTCTTCTTTGCAAGAAGGTACAATTAAGAGGATGTCATTTCATCACGGTTATAAATGCTCTGAATTGTTTCATGTTAAAAAATACGTTCCTCTGAATCTTTGGTAAAGCCTTTGTAAAACGGACCGTATACAATTGGATTTTGTACTTGAGCACGTTTGTAATAAATATAGAGATGTTTCATAAGAACCCCATGAAAAACAATCCATGTTCAGAGCTGTGGTTTATATAATGAGAGACAATGCCTCCATGTGGATAAAATCATTACATTTGACATGAAACTGCTCTTAAAGTTTCCGGATATATATCTCTTTATAGAATATGAAAGAGGCTGGTTCACAGGCTGACTACATAGCTTGCGTCGCGTGCaacgagcgttgcaaaataaatgtagaaatctatattattcaattattgcacccacactgctcgcgcgctcCAACgaacgtctgcgttgccaagggctaaagtagaagtcagttctatttgtgatgcagatcgcgctgcaagtcctgcctctcccatctccccattggtttatagaagcaggtacccacgtaccatctcctcattgcttatacccacatgggtgactgaaagacgaatgaggtcagtaatgcacctaatttatgaaagttgccaatcgcaatataaagtcaagagaagataAAGCCTAGAAGGAAGAGAGATGACtggaaacgattcggttgaccgttttatgtgtggattaattgtcggagtagaggaccttgtgcatttcaggtaaaataacaactcaatgtttatatcccaggacaaattagtaAGCAACAGCAAGTTAGCTAAatgggacaaattagctagcaagtgcaagctacagtagctagctaaattgccataaatgtttcatggtttttgacctg is a genomic window containing:
- the LOC115140552 gene encoding complexin-4-like gives rise to the protein MSTEGMSREEAEEYQKQVVEEKMERDSEFLVKKAERATLRTCLRDKYRLPKSEQDANLMELAGDDIDVPEELLKMVDEDATEEEEKDSILGQIQNLQNMDMDQIKEKASATMVEMKSKAEEKCSVM